DNA from Drosophila busckii strain San Diego stock center, stock number 13000-0081.31 chromosome 2R, ASM1175060v1, whole genome shotgun sequence:
gcctggcctggcctgtcTTGGCCTAGTTAAGGGGCTGGCAGCGCGTACTGAAGCGAATGCGTGTGTAATTAAGTGTCGCAAAAAGacgcaggagcagcagcagccaagctaAGCAAATGTACTAGAGACGTGGGTggctggggtggggtgggtggttggttagGCTAAGTGTGTCTATATGTTAGTATGTAAATAGGAAAAGCGTGTTGTGTGTTCtgctggctgcggctgcggctgtttTTCGACTGCGGCCAGCTGGGGTGCGGggtgtgggtggttgggtgataaaaatgtttcatgtaaattgcaaaatacaGTTTTTATGTCCCATTGCCGCATTTTGGGCTAATGCAGCCAGGCACAGGAGCAtgggggctgctgctgctgtgtgaaGTGGTGCAAATTTATTAGACAAGGGCGGCTGCCTCAGCATTGGATGATTGGTTTGGCTGTAAACCTggtagctggagctggcgcttCGACCTGAGCTTAGGCCTGAGTTTTTCGGGTGGTTGCTGCTTTTGAAGTGGcttctgttgttgtagtttctATGCTATTTATAACGCATTCACATTATCTATTTTacgttcatttttttttttttttgtttttttgcctATTATGTCAAACTGTGCATGGCGCTTGCCAAAAAGTAaacagaatttatttaaaaatagaaaaattacaTTAAGTTCCTATGAAACTTGTAGCTAAGCTTTAAGCAAGCCATTGAAATGTTAAGCAAAAGTTCACACAGACTGCTGTAAAAACtaagcataaattgttgttattaaatttatagcaatttttaaatttaaattcaaaaatgttgaaattgtaGTATAAGCAGATATTTATAAGtaagcaattaattgttaaagattaagccagcaaaaaatatattaaagctgTTAATGCTAAGGAATTGTTAATTGCCATGTCTATAGATAGAAAATGGGCGTGGCCAGTATGTaataaatgtaatgtaataaatgtaaatgtaataaatgagcagcaattgtcttaacatattattttattactttttttgtaTCAAaagataaaagtaaaaaaatcgTATAAagtctaaaataataataagcaaagtcttcgattttgttgcaacatttacaactatttactattaattttaattaattttcttactCACTTCATGAAATTAAAACACGttagtaaaaatattgaattaatttaaaaatttcttgaattttctgcaacattttcaactatttgttattattttctaaCTCAACTCATATGCTTAATATAGCTATGAGCCTACAATTGAAAACtcttaagtaaaaatattaattaattgttcatatttctctatatacatatatgtctATTGATTAAAGATGGGCCATATAAATCTGAAGGCAGCAATTGTTACTTCTATTACGTTTTTGTATCAAAAGATTAAAGTAAATCGTATATAGactaaaatattaatcatAATAAAGTGCAGGACTGTCTGCAATCTTTTCATCTactcattattattttcaattcatttgCTTATTCAATTCAgcgttattattaaaaatattatttaattgcttgcatttctcttttattttgcagcacttGTTAGCAACTTGGCAACACTATCGCTGCCACAGCAAGTGGCGCCACAGCTGTCAAAATGTGGCAAGCTATTGGGAGACAGTCGAGTCTCAAAATCAAATGCGATTTGAACGTGTTGGGGGGCAGAACGCTGTGATTAAGTGAGTGATTGAGAATTGAAAACTGCGAGATTGCTGAAGCGGTGGGTGGCAATGGTGAGTGAGGCAGCTACATGAGTGTTGCATGAGCTTAACGTGCGTTCCACAGGCGTCCTCCAGGGCGCTCATGATCAGCCTTAAGCTACCGAATCGCGTGCAGCCCGAGGTGCATCCACTGCCCGGCAAGTTGGGTCGATACACCAACAAGTTGCACTACATGCGGACGCATCTGCTGGACGAGCTGCCGCGCAAGGCGTTCGCGCTGGACTTTATGCAGCCCGTGGACACGGAGGCGCTGCAGGTGCCCACCTACTATACGATCATACAATGCCCCATGGATGTGGGCACGGTGATGAAGCGAGTGCAGAACAATTACTACCAAGGGGTCGAGGGTTTGATTGCGGATTTCAAGCTGCTCTTCCACAATTGCTACAAGTTCAATGCGCCCGAGGATATGGTGCATCGCAATGGCAAGAAGCTGGAGCAGTTCTTCAACAAGATACTCTGCAAGCTGCCCGAGGGCGAGGAGCTGCCCTGCCACATAGATCCCAAGGCGCTGCCCAGTCCGCAGGGCCATGAGCGCGCCTCTGTCGTCGCGGAGCGTCAATGCCGCAGCGAGCTGAAGAAGCTGCAGGCATGCAACGATCATTTGGAGCCGGAAACGCGTGACTTCTTCAAAGAGACCTGGACAGGCGTGTCCAAGAAGCTGAACAAGCATCAGTTCAAAACCGTGCCCGACTTTCAACTGCACATCAGCTCCAGCTTCGAGTGCAGTCGCCTCGCACTGCGCCGCATCTTCGAGAGCAGCTATCAGCAGTCGTTCGCCAGCATTTGCCCACAGCCGCATGGCAAGCAAATCAGCGAACTCATCTGCGCTGTGCGGCGCGTTGAGAACGAATCCTTGCCCTTCATTGTGCCGCAGTGCAGCTGGGAGCAGAGTCTGCTGCGTGGTCTGGACGCCAGTGCGCAGCGcctgcgccagcagctgcaccaACTCAAGCTGGACTATATGCATAAGCAGGCGCTggagcgccagcagctgagcCGCCAGGAGCAGCTGCGCTACCAAAGCCAGCAAAAGGAGCGTTCCAATCGCCAACAGGATGCAGCACGCGCTTGCTACACCGAGCAGGATGAGTTCGTCAGCGACACTGAGCGTCGTGCGCTGCAGGAGCAGTTCCTCATACTGCCTCTGAGCTCCAAGACTGAAATCATGCGCATCATTGCGCAGTCCGAGGACATCAACGAGGAGAGCTGCGAGCTGCACTGGTTCGACATCAAGAACTTCACCAATCACACCTTGAACATTATGAAGCGCGTCATGCGTCCGCATACGAAGCTCAATCTGCGCAACATGAAGCCCGAGGAGAAGGAGGATCTGCAGCGCAGCCTCGAGATGCGTCTGAGCAGCATCAACCAGGCGCTCAATGGCAATCGGCGCAAGTACACGCAtcagcagctgcgactgcgcaCCAAAGCGCCGCCTCGCAAAAAAGCGCGATATGCAATTGGCACTAAAGATGACGCCAGGCTCAAGCAGAGCGACTGTCAGCggtcccagcagcagcagcagcagcagcagcaacacttggGCGGCAAGTcgcagcccagcagcagcgacagcagcgatagcgacagcaacagcgactccagcagtggcagtggcagcaacaaaagcagcaatagttgcagcagcagcagcagcagcggcagcgacagcgacagctccagctccagttctAGCTCGCCCAATGATGAAACCAGACATTCAGCCGAAGATTACGAGCTGAATATGCAGCATGAATATATGTAAGCtgcagtttataaacaaataaaaagacacaatatataaagctaaaataaataaatgcaactgcaatgACAATTGTCAAAGatcaaaatgttgctgctgctgctttttattaaaagcttgAGCTATTGTTGTCTTTAActatagtttaatttaactataatttatgtatagaTTCTAATAATTGccaattcaatattaaaatgttgctgctgctttgttgttgctgctttttattaaaagcttgAGCTATTGTCTTAAtcaattgcatatttgttatagtttaatttaactataaattaCAGATAGATTCTAATTATTGCCAACTATCCAATATTAaaatgtggctgctgcttctcttaattaaaagcttgaGATATTTGTAGTCTTAAtcaattgcatatttgttatggtttaatttaattagactTAGTCTGCAGTAATTTACAGCTAAATTCTAATAATTGCTGAGTTTCtaaagaaatagaaatattttgaagctATTGTCAGTTCATTCAGCTGATCAATAATCTCATTATTGTGGCTTAATTCAACCACTACTGACATAAAATTTAGTTCATAAGCTAAAGAGCAGAAATTTTGCACATATGCtagtaaaattaataaagaatttgcatttataattggACCACAGCTTCATACCCTTAACTGCGTCTTCTGCCAACTTTAAATTGTAATCTTTAGCTTTAGCGCATATGAACAATTTAAAACTACAGGCCTtacatttttgcttgcatttaaattgtaaagataatttttcttttttaatacaatgcataattttaatttatgcaattaaatcgGAGCACTGAAGTTGAAGTCGCTAACaccaaagctaaaaatatttaaatgcagtttgttAGTTTAATGTTTAACAGTTTAGTTgtcaatatttgatttaagtaatatattttgaatacttttttttggcattcaaagcaaacttaatataacattaaaacacaaagcaaGATCAAGGTTATGAATATCCTTAACTGCCTAAATAGCAAGCAATGAATTCAAGGGACTTCTCGTACAAAAATTACAGCTGTCTGCAAGTCATTGACACTTTCGGCATTTAGCAATAACCCTCAGGTCGAATTGACAAAATACTTATGCTCAACTGCAGATCTGCGGATCTTTAGCGAATACTCTGAATGTGCGCATCCTGTGCTGTCTATGCAAAGATCACGTAGTGCAGCGAATTTTCCGCATtgcattatgcaaatgccGAGAGTTTCTCACGCTGCAGTGTACCTGATGAGGAGCGAGCAGGAAATTAGAGCAGCACATCTTTGCTTTGCGCTGTCTGCGGCACTGGCAGATCTTGCcgaataatttgcataaattttcacttGGCAAAATAGTTGTAAAAGGGTTTGGGCTTCGGCTGGGCACTTTGCTTGATTTGCATAAGATGCAGCGCGACGACTTGCgaaatgaaagtgaaaataGGAAAATTTTCTGAGGCCAACAGGGGTTAATTATGCGCACAGTGATCGTCTCAGCATGCTGGCACGCTCGCACACCCCATAAGCCGGCAGGGGGTTGAACAGGGACAgcacgagagagagagagcgacaggacctttgctcatttgcatatgcttACGCAAGACGCACGCAATTTAGTTTTCCTTTTTCTATTTGGCCAAagcaaaattatgtaaattattgctgtgcaaaaaagaaaacacacacGAGAAACTTTCTCACGCTTGCCTCAAAAGGCTGCTTGAGCTCATTGCTCACTTGGCCCAGGCTGGGGTTATGTTTGGGTTAAGGCGCGCCAggcaacaaatcaatttttgaTCGATACGATTGCTGccaaatcaatttgcataatgcaacgaaaattatgcaaattaaatgcagcagcggcggctgcaCTCAACACCATTTGCAACACTTGtcgctgttttgttttttgcaacaagttgtttgtgttaatttttgcACTTCAGAGCTCCTCCCACCAGGCTTAGGGTGTCGATTGCAACCCCCAGCGTTTAGCTGTTGCAAAATCGCCAATGCGATTTgccaaatgcaataataaaattgcaatgccAGCCAATGCGAAAGAGCAATTGGGCTTGTGTTTGAGTTTTGGGTTTGTTTGCCACCACCTTTGGGTTCTTAGCTACCCCACTCTACGAAATTGcgacattacgcatacgctggCTGCAAAGCGAAAATGAACTTTGATGTTTGCCTCgcctagttgttgttgttgttgctgcgttgCGTGGCAAAACCATAAAAAAATCCGCAAAACGAGGGTTGCGTCTCGTAAAGTACTTAGCGAA
Protein-coding regions in this window:
- the LOC108594655 gene encoding bromodomain-containing factor 1; this translates as MASSRALMISLKLPNRVQPEVHPLPGKLGRYTNKLHYMRTHLLDELPRKAFALDFMQPVDTEALQVPTYYTIIQCPMDVGTVMKRVQNNYYQGVEGLIADFKLLFHNCYKFNAPEDMVHRNGKKLEQFFNKILCKLPEGEELPCHIDPKALPSPQGHERASVVAERQCRSELKKLQACNDHLEPETRDFFKETWTGVSKKLNKHQFKTVPDFQLHISSSFECSRLALRRIFESSYQQSFASICPQPHGKQISELICAVRRVENESLPFIVPQCSWEQSLLRGLDASAQRLRQQLHQLKLDYMHKQALERQQLSRQEQLRYQSQQKERSNRQQDAARACYTEQDEFVSDTERRALQEQFLILPLSSKTEIMRIIAQSEDINEESCELHWFDIKNFTNHTLNIMKRVMRPHTKLNLRNMKPEEKEDLQRSLEMRLSSINQALNGNRRKYTHQQLRLRTKAPPRKKARYAIGTKDDARLKQSDCQRSQQQQQQQQQHLGGKSQPSSSDSSDSDSNSDSSSGSGSNKSSNSCSSSSSSGSDSDSSSSSSSSPNDETRHSAEDYELNMQHEYM